One Cervus canadensis isolate Bull #8, Minnesota chromosome 1, ASM1932006v1, whole genome shotgun sequence genomic window carries:
- the TMEM104 gene encoding transmembrane protein 104 isoform X2, whose protein sequence is MAGEITETGELYSPYVGLVYMFNLIVGTGALTMPKAFATAGWLVSLVLLVFLGFMSFMTTTFVVEAMGAANAQLRWKRMEARQDEEDDDSSSSASDSDVLAQDSYERAEKRPILSVQRRGSSLFEITDRVEMGQMASMFFNKVGVNLFYFCIIIYLYGDLAIYAAAVPFSLMQVTCALGNDSCGVEADAKYNDTDPCWGPLRRMDAYRTYLAVFTLLLGPFTFFDVQKTKYLQILTSLMRWIAFAIMIVLALVRIAHGRGEGRPPLADLSGIRNLLGVCVYSFMCQHSLPSLLTPVSSKRHLTRLVLLDYVLILAFYGLLSFTAIFCFRGDSLLDMYTLNFARCDVVGLAAVRFFLGLFPVFTISTNFPIIAVTLRNNWKTLFHREGGTYPWVVDRVVFPTITLLPPVLVAFCTHDLESLVGITGAYAGTGIQYVIPAFLVYLCRKDTQLAFGYGTVNKHRSPFRHTFWVGFVLLWAFSCFFFVTANIVLSETKL, encoded by the exons GTGGGACTGGTGTATATGTTCAACCTCATCGTGGGCACCGGTGCGCTCACCATGCCCAAGGCCTTTGCCACGGCCGGGTGGCTGGTCAGCCTGGTGTTACTGGTATTCCTGGGCTTCATGAG CTTCATGACGACGACCTTTGTGGTGGAGGCCATGGGGGCGGCCAACGCTCAGCTCCGCTGGAAGAGGATGGAAGCCCGCCAG GACGAGGAAGACGACGACTCCTCCTCCTCGGCCTCCGACAGCGACGTTCTCGCCCAGGACAGCTACGAGCGGGCGGAGAAGCGGCCCATCCTGTCTGTGC AGAGACGCGGATCAAGCCTTTTCGAGATCACAGACCGGGTGGAGATGGGACAAATGGCCTCCATGTTCTTCAATAAAG TGGGGGTCAACCTGTTCTACTTCTGCATCATCATCTACCTGTACGGGGACCTGGCCATCTACGCGGCAGCCGTGCCCTTCTCCCTCATGCAGGTGACCTG CGCCCTGGGCAACGACTCGTGCGGCGTGGAGGCTGACGCCAAGTACAACGACACGGACCCGTGCTGGGGGCCCCTGCGCCGCATGGACGCCTACCGCACCTACCTG GCCGTCTTCACGCTCCTCCTCGGCCCCTTCACCTTCTTTGACGTCCAGAAGACCAAGTACCTGCAGATCCTGACGTCCCTAATGAGATGGATCG CCTTCGCCATCATGATCGTGCTGGCCCTGGTGCGCATCGCGCACGGGCGCGGGGAGGGGCGCCCGCCGCTGGCCGACCTCTCGGGCATCCGGAACCTGCTGGGCGTGTGCGTCTACTCCTTCATGTGCCAGCACTCCCTGCCATCGCTCCTCACCCCCGTCTCCTCCAAGCGCCACCTCACGCGCCTGGTCCTGCTGGACTACGTGCTCATCCTGGCGTTCTACGGGCTCCTCTCCTTCACCGCCATCTTCTGCTTCCGCGGCGACAGCCTGCTGGACATGTACACCCTCAACTTCGCGCGTTGCGATGTGGTGGGCCTGGCCGCCGTGCGCTTCTTCCTGGGCCTCTTCCCCGTCTTCACCATCAGCACCAACTTCCCCATCATCGCCGTGACCCTCCGCAACAACTGGAAGACGCTCTTCCACCGCGAGGGGGGCACGTACCCCTGGGTTGTGGACCGCGTGGTGTTCCCCACCATCACCCTGCTGCCCCCCGTGCTGGTGGCCTTCTGCACCCACGACCTGGAGTCCCTGGTGGGCATCACGGGGGCCTACGCGGGCACAGGCATCCAGTACGTCATCCCGGCCTTCCTGGTGTACCTCTGCCGCAAGGACACCCAGCTGGCCTTCGGCTATGGGACCGTCAACAAGCACAGGTCCCCCTTCCGCCACACCTTCTGGGTGGGCTTCGTGCTGCTCTGGGCTTTCTCCTGCTTCTTCTTTGTCACCGCCAACATCGTCCTCAGCGAGACCAAGCTCTGA
- the TMEM104 gene encoding transmembrane protein 104 isoform X1 — MAGEITETGELYSPYVGLVYMFNLIVGTGALTMPKAFATAGWLVSLVLLVFLGFMSFMTTTFVVEAMGAANAQLRWKRMEARQDEEDDDSSSSASDSDVLAQDSYERAEKRPILSVQRRGSSLFEITDRVEMGQMASMFFNKVGVNLFYFCIIIYLYGDLAIYAAAVPFSLMQVTCSALGNDSCGVEADAKYNDTDPCWGPLRRMDAYRTYLAVFTLLLGPFTFFDVQKTKYLQILTSLMRWIAFAIMIVLALVRIAHGRGEGRPPLADLSGIRNLLGVCVYSFMCQHSLPSLLTPVSSKRHLTRLVLLDYVLILAFYGLLSFTAIFCFRGDSLLDMYTLNFARCDVVGLAAVRFFLGLFPVFTISTNFPIIAVTLRNNWKTLFHREGGTYPWVVDRVVFPTITLLPPVLVAFCTHDLESLVGITGAYAGTGIQYVIPAFLVYLCRKDTQLAFGYGTVNKHRSPFRHTFWVGFVLLWAFSCFFFVTANIVLSETKL; from the exons GTGGGACTGGTGTATATGTTCAACCTCATCGTGGGCACCGGTGCGCTCACCATGCCCAAGGCCTTTGCCACGGCCGGGTGGCTGGTCAGCCTGGTGTTACTGGTATTCCTGGGCTTCATGAG CTTCATGACGACGACCTTTGTGGTGGAGGCCATGGGGGCGGCCAACGCTCAGCTCCGCTGGAAGAGGATGGAAGCCCGCCAG GACGAGGAAGACGACGACTCCTCCTCCTCGGCCTCCGACAGCGACGTTCTCGCCCAGGACAGCTACGAGCGGGCGGAGAAGCGGCCCATCCTGTCTGTGC AGAGACGCGGATCAAGCCTTTTCGAGATCACAGACCGGGTGGAGATGGGACAAATGGCCTCCATGTTCTTCAATAAAG TGGGGGTCAACCTGTTCTACTTCTGCATCATCATCTACCTGTACGGGGACCTGGCCATCTACGCGGCAGCCGTGCCCTTCTCCCTCATGCAGGTGACCTG CAGCGCCCTGGGCAACGACTCGTGCGGCGTGGAGGCTGACGCCAAGTACAACGACACGGACCCGTGCTGGGGGCCCCTGCGCCGCATGGACGCCTACCGCACCTACCTG GCCGTCTTCACGCTCCTCCTCGGCCCCTTCACCTTCTTTGACGTCCAGAAGACCAAGTACCTGCAGATCCTGACGTCCCTAATGAGATGGATCG CCTTCGCCATCATGATCGTGCTGGCCCTGGTGCGCATCGCGCACGGGCGCGGGGAGGGGCGCCCGCCGCTGGCCGACCTCTCGGGCATCCGGAACCTGCTGGGCGTGTGCGTCTACTCCTTCATGTGCCAGCACTCCCTGCCATCGCTCCTCACCCCCGTCTCCTCCAAGCGCCACCTCACGCGCCTGGTCCTGCTGGACTACGTGCTCATCCTGGCGTTCTACGGGCTCCTCTCCTTCACCGCCATCTTCTGCTTCCGCGGCGACAGCCTGCTGGACATGTACACCCTCAACTTCGCGCGTTGCGATGTGGTGGGCCTGGCCGCCGTGCGCTTCTTCCTGGGCCTCTTCCCCGTCTTCACCATCAGCACCAACTTCCCCATCATCGCCGTGACCCTCCGCAACAACTGGAAGACGCTCTTCCACCGCGAGGGGGGCACGTACCCCTGGGTTGTGGACCGCGTGGTGTTCCCCACCATCACCCTGCTGCCCCCCGTGCTGGTGGCCTTCTGCACCCACGACCTGGAGTCCCTGGTGGGCATCACGGGGGCCTACGCGGGCACAGGCATCCAGTACGTCATCCCGGCCTTCCTGGTGTACCTCTGCCGCAAGGACACCCAGCTGGCCTTCGGCTATGGGACCGTCAACAAGCACAGGTCCCCCTTCCGCCACACCTTCTGGGTGGGCTTCGTGCTGCTCTGGGCTTTCTCCTGCTTCTTCTTTGTCACCGCCAACATCGTCCTCAGCGAGACCAAGCTCTGA